GGCGATCTCGGCTTCGGACTGTGCCTGCTTGAAGCTGCCGCGCAGGGAGGCTTCGTTGTGGGCGAACCGGATGCCGCGTCCGCCGCCGCCGGCGGCGGCCTTGATGGCCACGGGGTATCCGATCTTCGCGGCGATCTTGACGGCATCGTCGACCGATTCGATGGCGCCTTCGCTGTCGGGGGTGGTCGGGACGCGTGCGACTTTGGCCATTTCCTTGGCGCGGATCTTGTCGCCGACGCCGCGCATGGCCTCGATGCTCGGGCCGATGAACTCGATCTTGCAGTCGCGGCAGATCTGGGCGAAGTGGGCGTTTTCGGCGAGGAACCCGTACCCGGGGTGGATGGCGTCGACGTCGGCGATCTCGGCGGCGGCGATGATCCGCGGGATGTTGAGGTAGCTCTGGGCCGAGGGCCCTTCGCCGATGCAGATGCGGTCGTCGGCCAGGTGCAGGTAGCTGGCGTTGCGGTCGGCCTCGGAGAAGACAGCCACCGTCTCGATGCCCATCTCCTTGCAGGCGCGGATCACACGCAAGGCCACCTCACCGCGATTGGCTATCAACACTCGTGAGAACACTCAGGTCTCCTGACTTTCAATTCACCGCAGAGATCGCAGAGACCGCAGAGGAAGACAATTCATGAATCCCCGTCTCTTATTCTTCTCTGCGTCCTTTGCGTCCTCTGCGGTGAGAATTTACGGTTTGACGCGGAAGAGCACCTGCCCGAACTCGACGGGCTGGGCGTTCTTGACGCAGATTTCGACGACCGTGCCGCTGCATTCGGCCTTGATTTCGTTCATGACCTTCATCGCCTCGATGATGCAGGCGACGGAGCTGTCGCTGACGGCGGTGCCGATCTTGATGTAGGCCTCGCTGTCGGGGCTGGGGGCGGCGTAGAAGGTGCCCACCATCGGGCTCTTGATCTCGATGAGATTGCTCACCGGGGCCTTGGGGGCCTCGGCCGGCGCGGCCGGGGCGGCAGCGGCCTGCGCGGTCGCGGCGCCCATCATGGCCATCGGCGCCGGCGCAGCCATCTGGACCGCGCCGGTGGGTCCGCGGCGCAGTCGCACCTTGGCTTCGCCGTCGGCGATATCCAGCTCGCTCAGGTCGTTCTCCACCATCAGGTGGACCAGCAACTTGATCTGTTTGATATCCATGATTCTTCCCTGTGGGCACGGGCGTCTTGCCCATGCGCCGTGTGGCATGGGCGTCTCGCCCATGCTCCCTTGTGGCATGGGCGTCTCGCCCATGTTCCCTGACGTTTCTTCTCAACCTGCACGAGCGAGGCGCCCGCGCCTCACAGTTACTTCAGCACCATCGCCGAAGCCTGCACTGAAAGCGTGCTGAGCTTGCGGCATCCGCCGCGGGTGACCAGCACGTCATCTTCGATCCGAACCCCGCCCACGCCGGGCAGATAGATTCCCGGCTCGACCGTCACGACCATCCCGGCTTTGAGCCGCGGGCGGTACAACCGCGCCAGCCGCGGGGCCTCATGCACCTCCCGGCCGAGCCCATGGCCCAGCGAGTGTACAAACTGCGGCCCGTAGCCCGCCGCCTCGATGACGGCGCGTGCGGCCTCATCGACGCTGCTGCAGGAGACGCCGGCTTTGATCGCCGCGATTCCGGCGGCTTGAGCCTGGCGGACCACCTCGTAAATCTCCTGCAGTTTCGGCGGGATTTTATCGACGAACAGCACCCGCGTCAAGTCGCTGCAGTAGCCCCCTGTCATCGCGCCGAAGTCGATCAGCACCGCGTCGCCGCTGCGAACGCGCGTGGCGCCCGGGCGGTAGTGCGGCAGCGAGGCGTGGGCGTTGACAGCCACGATCGTGGGAAACGCCGCCGCGTCGGCGCCCTCGCGGCGCATCAGGTATTCCAGCTCGGCGGCAATCTCCCGCTCGCTGCGCCCGATAAGGCTCTTTCGCCCCCCTGCCGTCAGCCGCTCAAATGCCCGCTCGGCGATCACGATGGCCTTGCGGATAATCCGCACTTCCTGGGCATCTTTGACCTGCCGCAGTTCCTCGACGATCTCGCCCAGCGGCTTGATTGGCCTGGG
The sequence above is a segment of the Planctomycetaceae bacterium genome. Coding sequences within it:
- the accB gene encoding acetyl-CoA carboxylase biotin carboxyl carrier protein, which encodes MDIKQIKLLVHLMVENDLSELDIADGEAKVRLRRGPTGAVQMAAPAPMAMMGAATAQAAAAPAAPAEAPKAPVSNLIEIKSPMVGTFYAAPSPDSEAYIKIGTAVSDSSVACIIEAMKVMNEIKAECSGTVVEICVKNAQPVEFGQVLFRVKP
- a CDS encoding Xaa-Pro peptidase family protein; this encodes MGTRKDTPAAMLRQRRTRLMARVRKGGAAAMLITRPEDVAYLSGFGGEDSWLVVGPRWGCLITDGRFGEQAADECPGLGVHVRKVGLAAATAEVLKGRGVRSLGVQAAHMTMAGRAALEKTLAPRPIKPLGEIVEELRQVKDAQEVRIIRKAIVIAERAFERLTAGGRKSLIGRSEREIAAELEYLMRREGADAAAFPTIVAVNAHASLPHYRPGATRVRSGDAVLIDFGAMTGGYCSDLTRVLFVDKIPPKLQEIYEVVRQAQAAGIAAIKAGVSCSSVDEAARAVIEAAGYGPQFVHSLGHGLGREVHEAPRLARLYRPRLKAGMVVTVEPGIYLPGVGGVRIEDDVLVTRGGCRKLSTLSVQASAMVLK